In Phoenix dactylifera cultivar Barhee BC4 chromosome 11, palm_55x_up_171113_PBpolish2nd_filt_p, whole genome shotgun sequence, the following are encoded in one genomic region:
- the LOC120112349 gene encoding two-component response regulator ORR24-like: MTVEESGRSKGNDAETTDKFPTGMRVLAVDDDPTCLKLLENLLLRCHYDVTTASQAIVALKMLRENKDKFDLVISDVHMPDMDGFKLLELVGLEMDLPVIMMSANGDTKAVMKGITHGACDYLLKPIRIEELKNIWQHVVRRKKFDSRYQNEGESSLKAQLPNSEGVQGPRDRSGKLNRKRKDQTEEDELDSEENLHGNEDPSTQKKPRVVWSVELQRKFVAAVNQLGVDKAVPKKILSLMNVEKLTRENVASHLQKYRLYLKRLSTVANQQTHMATVLGGRNSYINMSSLDGFSNFHALRGSGQLPTLASFQPNGLPGKMNSSSAFGMHGLVPSQNVQLGCTQNNRSYPINDLRKLQGISLLGNHQGNSLQGMPTSMGPDQLQQPKVVQEANNILPSGLSGSGLANGVFSSTFANMTNNALSIQANKEQTQTGGSGNYSSVRMPSSSSDPFEFCFGDSSYFPDLVRCDDTWQDVLSSTDLCASTLPICAPFSNNCSSTNNIGGRVSPIISNMNGDICCQPSIHVTVAPMHDSVIGNDVHGKVGSLGGSMMPIPIGAKKDPKFSDFGSSDKQNHSFNPIYDRILSNGIGNKRTDTDVIGQKVLDSSGLAQDCSIDKSRANGQLTYKDEDALEITKSQCDFNSTDCSHDGFANAMIKPVDGEPNASSSKSSMQHYI; encoded by the exons ATGACAGTAGAAGAGAGCGGGAGAAGCAAGGGGAATGATGCGGAAACCACGGACAAGTTCCCCACGGGCATGCGTGTTCTCGCCGTCGATGATGATCCCACTTGCCTCAAGTTGTTGGAGAATCTTCTCCTGCGCTGCCATTATGATG TTACAACAGCCAGTCAGGCAATCGTCGCTTTGAAAATGTTGAGGGAGAACAAAGACAAGTTTGATCTGGTTATCAGTGATGTCCACATGCCAGACATGGATGGTTTCAAGCTTTTAGAGCTTGTGGGCCTCGAAATGGACCTCCCTGTTATTA TGATGTCTGCAAATGGCGATACTAAAGCTGTGATGAAGGGGATAACTCATGGTGCTTGTGACTATCTGTTGAAGCCCATCCGGATTGAGGAGCTTAAGAACATTTGGCAGCATGTGGTTAGGAGGAAAAAGTTTGATTCAAGATATCAGAATGAAGGGGAGAGTAGTCTGAAGGCCCAACTTCCTAATTCTGAAGGCGTGCAGGGGCCTCGTGATCGTAGTGGTAAGCTTAACAGGAAGAGGAAGGATCAGACTGAAGAAGATGAACTAGATTCTGAAGAAAACCTGCATGGGAATGAAGATCCCTCAACGCAGAAGAAGCCAAGAGTCGTTTGGTCCGTTGAGTTGCAACGCAAATTTGTCGCTGCTGTTAATCAATTGGGCGTTGACA AGGCTGTACCCAAGAAGATACTTAGTCTCATGAATGTTGAGAAGCTAACAAGAGAAAATGTTGCAAGCCATCTGCAG AAGTACAGGCTCTACCTGAAAAGGCTCAGTACTGTGGCAAACCAGCAAACTCACATGGCCACCGTTTTAGGAGGTAGAAACTCCTATATTAATATGAGTTCATTGGATGGTTTTAGTAATTTTCACGCATTGAGGGGATCTGGACAGCTACCAACTCTTGCATCTTTTCAACCAAATGGTTTACCTGGTAAAATGAATAGTTCATCTGCATTTGGAATGCATGGGTTGGTACCTTCTCAGAATGTTCAACTTGGCTGCACCCAGAACAACAGAAGCTATCCTATTAATGATCTCAGGAAGCTTCAGGGCATTAGTCTACTTGGAAACCATCAAGGAAATTCACTTCAGGGGATGCCAACTTCTATGGGACCAGATCAGCTGCAACAACCCAAGGTAGTGCAGGAAGCAAACAATATATTGCCTTCTGGTTTATCTGGCAGTGGACTGGCCAATGGTGTTTTCAGCAGCACTTTTGCTAATATGACAAACAATGCTTTGTCAATACAAGCAAATAAGGAGCAGACACAAACTGGGGGATCGGGCAATTATTCTTCTGTTAGAATGCCTTCCTCTAGCTCAGACCCTtttgagttttgttttgggGACTCTTCTTACTTTCCTGATCTTGTTAGATGTGATGACACTTGGCAAGATGTTCTTTCATCAACTGATCTTTGTGCAAGCACTTTGCCTATATGTGCTCCTTTTAGTAATAACTGTTCTTCTACCAACAACATTGGAGGCCGTGTTTCTCCAATTATCTCAAATATGAATGGTGATATTTGTTGTCAACCTTCCATCCATGTTACAGTGGCACCCATGCACGATTCAGTGATAGGAAATGATGTACATGGCAAAGTCGGTTCCCTTGGTGGGAGCATGATGCCTATTCCAATAGGTGCTAAAAAAGACCCAAAGTTCTCAGATTTTGGAAGCTCAGACAAACAGAACCATAGCTTTAATCCTATTTATGATCGGATATTGAGCAATGGCATTGGTAACAAAAGGACGGATACAGATGTGATTGGACAAAAGGTGCTTGATTCTTCAGGCCTTGCACAAGATTGCAGTATCGATAAGTCAAGAGCTAATGGTCAGCTGACTTACAAGGATGAAGATGCATTGGAGATCACAAAGTCGCAGTGTGATTTTAATTCTACTGATTGCAGCCATGATGGATTTGCGAATGCCATGATTAAGCCG GTTGATGGAGAGCCGAATGCTTCCAGTAGTAAGTCCAGCATGCAACATTATATATGA
- the LOC103695880 gene encoding lysosomal Pro-X carboxypeptidase isoform X2, with protein MLCLSSLRFYGESMPFGKESYESAETLGYLTSTQALADYAVLIRSLKQNLSAEASPVVVFGGSYGGMLAAWFRLKYPHIAIGALASSAPILEFDTITPWSSFYDAVSEDYKDESMNCFEVIKESWNELMAVAARKGGMLELSKTFRACKSLQSVYSVHDWLWTAFVYTAMVDYPTAADFLMPLPAYPIKEMCRIIDGFPQGESKLTKVFSAANLYYNYSGNKSCFDIENGTDPHGLHGWDWQACTEMVMPMTCSNESMFPSSSYDYNEFGDECMAKYGVRPRPHWITTEYGGNRIDAVLKRFGSNIIFSNGMRDPWSRGGVLRNISSSIIALVTEKGAHHLDLRFATKDDPKWLLEQRKQEIDIIQSWID; from the exons ATGCTCTGCTTGTCTTCATTGAG GTTTTATGGGGAGTCGATGCCATTTGGGAAGGAATCCTACGAATCCGCAGAGACACTGGGATATCTAACTTCGACACAAGCACTGGCAGATTACGCAGTACTTATCAGAAGCTTGAAGCAAAACTTATCCGCAGAGGCATCTCCAGTTGTGGTTTTTGGTGGCTCCTATGGTGGAA TGTTGGCAGCATGGTTCAGGCTAAAATATCCCCACATAGCTATTGGGGCCTTGGCATCATCTGCTCCTATCCTGGAGTTCGATACCATAACCCCATGGAGTAGTTTCTATGATGCTGTTTCCGAGGACTACAAG GATGAGAGCATGAACTGCTTTGAGGTAATCAAAGAAAGCTGGAATGAGTTGATGGCAGTGGCAGCTCGGAAAGGAGGGATGTTGGAACTTAGCAAGACCTTCAGAGCTTGCAA GAGTCTTCAATCTGTTTATTCTGTTCATGATTGGTTATGGACGGCATTTGTATATACAGCAATGGTTGATTATCCAACTGCAGCTGATTTCTTGATGCCTTTACCTGCTTATCCCATTAAAGAG ATGTGCAGGATTATCGATGGATTCCCGCAAGGGGAAAGCAAACTTACCAAGGTGTTTTCAGCTGCAAACTTGTATTACAACTATTCTGGTAATAAATCATGCTTTGATATAGAAAATGGAACTGATCCTCATGGTCTCCATGGATGGGATTGGCAG GCATGCACAGAGATGGTCATGCCGATGACATGCTCTAATGAAAGCATGTTCCCATCATCGAGCTATGATTATAATGAATTCGGAGATGAATGCATGGCAAAGTATGGAGTTCGACCAAGACCCCATTGGATCACTACAGAATATGGTGGCAAT AGAATTGATGCAGTACTTAAGAGGTTTGGAAGCAACATCATTTTCTCTAATGGAATGAGAGATCCTTGGAGCAGAGGAGG GGTACTCAGAAACATATCATCTAGCATCATAGCCCTGGTAACCGAGAAAG GAGCTCATCATCTAGATCTCCGATTTGCCACAAAAGATGATCCAAAATGGCTTTTAGAGCAAAGGAAACAAGAAATTGACATCATCCAATCTTGGATAGATTAG
- the LOC103695880 gene encoding lysosomal Pro-X carboxypeptidase isoform X1, translating to MAWVSWLPSMLLLFPIFASTAVFSLPAFFPRAPLQSLTQRAQTLKDPKLPFTTHFFPQQLDHFTFQPKAYKVFSQKYLMNSTYWDQGPNHTAPIFVYTGNEGNIEWFAENTGFMLDIAPKFHALLVFIEHRFYGESMPFGKESYESAETLGYLTSTQALADYAVLIRSLKQNLSAEASPVVVFGGSYGGMLAAWFRLKYPHIAIGALASSAPILEFDTITPWSSFYDAVSEDYKDESMNCFEVIKESWNELMAVAARKGGMLELSKTFRACKSLQSVYSVHDWLWTAFVYTAMVDYPTAADFLMPLPAYPIKEMCRIIDGFPQGESKLTKVFSAANLYYNYSGNKSCFDIENGTDPHGLHGWDWQACTEMVMPMTCSNESMFPSSSYDYNEFGDECMAKYGVRPRPHWITTEYGGNRIDAVLKRFGSNIIFSNGMRDPWSRGGVLRNISSSIIALVTEKGAHHLDLRFATKDDPKWLLEQRKQEIDIIQSWID from the exons ATGGCCTGGGTTTCATGGCTTCCTTCTATGCTGCTCCTCTTCCCCATATTTGCTTCCACAGCAGTATTCTCCCTACCAGCCTTCTTTCCAAGAGCACCCCTACAATCTCTTACCCAGAGAGCCCAAACACTGAAAGATCCCAAGCTCCCCTTCACCACCCACTTCTTCCCTCAGCAGCTTGACCACTTCACCTTCCAGCCGAAGGCGTACAAGGTCTTCTCCCAGAAGTACCTCATGAACTCAACCTACTGGGATCAAGGCCCCAACCACACTGCCCCAATCTTCGTCTACACCGGGAACGAAGGCAATATCGAATGGTTCGCAGAGAACACCGGATTCATGCTCGATATCGCACCCAAGTTTCATGCTCTGCTTGTCTTCATTGAG CATAGGTTTTATGGGGAGTCGATGCCATTTGGGAAGGAATCCTACGAATCCGCAGAGACACTGGGATATCTAACTTCGACACAAGCACTGGCAGATTACGCAGTACTTATCAGAAGCTTGAAGCAAAACTTATCCGCAGAGGCATCTCCAGTTGTGGTTTTTGGTGGCTCCTATGGTGGAA TGTTGGCAGCATGGTTCAGGCTAAAATATCCCCACATAGCTATTGGGGCCTTGGCATCATCTGCTCCTATCCTGGAGTTCGATACCATAACCCCATGGAGTAGTTTCTATGATGCTGTTTCCGAGGACTACAAG GATGAGAGCATGAACTGCTTTGAGGTAATCAAAGAAAGCTGGAATGAGTTGATGGCAGTGGCAGCTCGGAAAGGAGGGATGTTGGAACTTAGCAAGACCTTCAGAGCTTGCAA GAGTCTTCAATCTGTTTATTCTGTTCATGATTGGTTATGGACGGCATTTGTATATACAGCAATGGTTGATTATCCAACTGCAGCTGATTTCTTGATGCCTTTACCTGCTTATCCCATTAAAGAG ATGTGCAGGATTATCGATGGATTCCCGCAAGGGGAAAGCAAACTTACCAAGGTGTTTTCAGCTGCAAACTTGTATTACAACTATTCTGGTAATAAATCATGCTTTGATATAGAAAATGGAACTGATCCTCATGGTCTCCATGGATGGGATTGGCAG GCATGCACAGAGATGGTCATGCCGATGACATGCTCTAATGAAAGCATGTTCCCATCATCGAGCTATGATTATAATGAATTCGGAGATGAATGCATGGCAAAGTATGGAGTTCGACCAAGACCCCATTGGATCACTACAGAATATGGTGGCAAT AGAATTGATGCAGTACTTAAGAGGTTTGGAAGCAACATCATTTTCTCTAATGGAATGAGAGATCCTTGGAGCAGAGGAGG GGTACTCAGAAACATATCATCTAGCATCATAGCCCTGGTAACCGAGAAAG GAGCTCATCATCTAGATCTCCGATTTGCCACAAAAGATGATCCAAAATGGCTTTTAGAGCAAAGGAAACAAGAAATTGACATCATCCAATCTTGGATAGATTAG
- the LOC103700008 gene encoding temperature-induced lipocalin-1-like isoform X1, with protein MEPDGEGKPMTAVRGLDLERYMGRWYEIACFPSAFQPRDGRGTRATYALRPDGTVRVLNETWTADGSRRASIEGTAFRADPAADEARLKVRFYVPPFLPVFPVVGDYWVLFLDENYQYALVGQPSKKHLWILSRQIRMEEDVYNQLVEKAREQGYDVKKLQKTQQIDPPPVGEEGLHDTKGLWWIKSLLGK; from the exons ATGGAGCCGGATGGGGAGGGGAAGCCGATGACGGCGGTGCGGGGCCTGGATCTGGAGCGGTACATGGGTCGGTGGTACGAGATCGCGTGCTTCCCGTCCGCCTTCCAGCCCCGCGACGGCCGGGGGACGCGCGCCACCTACGCCCTCCGCCCGGACGGCACCGTCCGCGTCCTCAACGAGACCTGGACCGCCGACGGCAGCCGCCGCGCCTCCATCGAGGGCACCGCCTTTCGTGCCGACCCCGCCGCCGACGAGGCCAGGCTCAAGGTCCGCTTCTACGTCCCGCCCTTCCTCCCCGTCTTCCCCGTCGTCGGCGACTACTGGGTGCTCTTCCTCGACGAGAACTATCAGTACGCCCTCGTCGGCCAGCCTTCCAAAAAGCATCTCTGG ATACTATCAAGGCAGATCCGCATGGAAGAGGATGTCTACAACCAACTGGTGGAGAAGGCTAGAGAACAAGGCTATGATGTGAAAAAGCTACAGAAGACCCAGCAAATAGATCCTCCTCCAGTGGGTGAAGAAGGCCTCCATGACACAAAGGGCTTGTGGTGGATCAAGTCACTCCTCGGCAAATAa
- the LOC103700008 gene encoding temperature-induced lipocalin-1-like isoform X2 — MEPDGEGKPMTAVRGLDLERYMGRWYEIACFPSAFQPRDGRGTRATYALRPDGTVRVLNETWTADGSRRASIEGTAFRADPAADEARLKVRFYVPPFLPVFPVVGDYWVLFLDENYQYALVGQPSKKHLWIISFTFGWVGRYYQGRSAWKRMSTTNWWRRLENKAMM, encoded by the exons ATGGAGCCGGATGGGGAGGGGAAGCCGATGACGGCGGTGCGGGGCCTGGATCTGGAGCGGTACATGGGTCGGTGGTACGAGATCGCGTGCTTCCCGTCCGCCTTCCAGCCCCGCGACGGCCGGGGGACGCGCGCCACCTACGCCCTCCGCCCGGACGGCACCGTCCGCGTCCTCAACGAGACCTGGACCGCCGACGGCAGCCGCCGCGCCTCCATCGAGGGCACCGCCTTTCGTGCCGACCCCGCCGCCGACGAGGCCAGGCTCAAGGTCCGCTTCTACGTCCCGCCCTTCCTCCCCGTCTTCCCCGTCGTCGGCGACTACTGGGTGCTCTTCCTCGACGAGAACTATCAGTACGCCCTCGTCGGCCAGCCTTCCAAAAAGCATCTCTGG ATAATAAGTTTCACATTTGGGTGGGTTGGCAGATACTATCAAGGCAGATCCGCATGGAAGAGGATGTCTACAACCAACTGGTGGAGAAGGCTAGAGAACAAGGCTATGATGTGA
- the LOC103699423 gene encoding probable CCR4-associated factor 1 homolog 7: MSIPAKNDDPVEIREVWAHNLEAEMAVIREIVDEYPFVALDTEFPGVVITPVRDFKNNADENYQKARANVDLLHVIQIGFTFSDASGCLPPSPSGVGRPCVWQFNFREFDADRHFCNPASIDLLRRSGIDFQRNREWGVHALRFAELLMSSGVVLNDSVQWIAFHGAYDFAYLLKILTCRRLPETTAGFMELVRTFFPTVYDIKHLMKFCNNLYGGLANVAEQLDAERIGASHQAGSDSLLTAHVFWRLKEKYFGWSIERYAGPLYGL; the protein is encoded by the coding sequence ATGTCGATTCCGGCGAAGAACGACGACCCCGTCGAGATCCGGGAGGTGTGGGCGCATAACCTGGAGGCGGAGATGGCTGTgattcgagagattgtcgacgaGTACCCCTTTGTGGCCTTGGACACCGAGTTCCCTGGCGTCGTCATCACCCCCGTCCGCGATTTCAAGAACAACGCTGATGAAAACTACCAGAAGGCCCGCGCCAACGTCGATCTCCTCCACGTCATCCAGATCGGCTTCACCTTCTCCGACGCCTCGGGCTGCCTCCCGCCCTCCCCTTCCGGCGTCGGCCGCCCCTGCGTCTGGCAGTTCAACTTCCGGGAGTTCGACGCCGACCGGCACTTCTGCAACCCGGCCTCCATTGACCTCCTCCGCCGCTCCGGCATCGACTTCCAAAGGAACCGGGAGTGGGGGGTCCATGCCCTCCGTTTCGCGGAGCTCCTCATGTCCTCCGGGGTTGTGCTTAATGATTCGGTCCAGTGGATCGCATTCCATGGCGCCTATGACTTTGCCTACCTCCTCAAGATCCTGACTTGCCGCCGGCTTCCAGAGACCACGGCAGGGTTCATGGAACTTGTCAGGACGTTCTTTCCCACAGTCTATGACATCAAGCACCTGATGAAGTTCTGCAACAATCTTTATGGGGGGCTTGCAAATGTGGCCGAGCAGCTGGATGCCGAGCGGATTGGGGCCAGCCACCAGGCAGGCTCCGACAGCTTGCTCACTGCTCATGTCTTTTGGAGGTTGAAGGAGAAGTACTTTGGTTGGTCCATTGAGAGATATGCTGGCCCTTTGTATGGTCTTTAG
- the LOC120112513 gene encoding probable CCR4-associated factor 1 homolog 6: MNRIGSDITIREVWEDNLRDEFGQIGEIVDIYPHVAVNVEFPGEIVQRLGNFESPADSRYQTLQTNVELLHPIRITFTFFDDAGDLPRFSSDKACRCVWLFNFREFDVDADMADPDAVELLRGHGVDFGKFREQGINACDFGALLMPSGAVLNDSVEWITFDGGYDMAFLLRILTGRRLPETREGFFELVNIFFPTVYDVKHLTAFCDDLDGGFVQVAEQLGVEKVGVCHQAGCDSLVTARVFRKMKEKYFDGAIEKYGGSLHGLNLNN, from the coding sequence ATGAACAGAATCGGCAGCGACATCACGATCCGGGAGGTCTGGGAAGACAACCTCCGTGACGAGTTCGGCCAGATCGGCGAGATCGTTGACATATACCCCCACGTCGCCGTGAACGTCGAGTTCCCCGGCGAAATCGTTCAGCGTCTCGGCAACTTCGAAAGCCCCGCCGACTCCCGCTACCAGACTCTCCAAACTAACGTCGAACTCCTGCACCCCATCCGGATCACCTTCACCTTCTTCGACGATGCCGGCGACCTCCCCCGCTTTTCTTCCGACAAGGCGTGCCGCTGCGTCTGGCTGTTCAACTTCCGGGAGTTCGACGTCGATGCTGACATGGCCGACCCTGATGCCGTCGAGCTCCTCCGCGGACACGGTGTCGACTTTGGGAAGTTCCGGGAGCAGGGGATCAACGCCTGCGACTTTGGCGCGCTCCTGATGCCCTCCGGAGCCGTCCTCAATGACTCGGTCGAGTGGATCACCTTCGATGGTGGATATGACATGGCCTTCCTCCTCAGGATACTGACGGGCCGCAGGCTCCCCGAGACCCGGGAGGGGTTCTTCGAGCTCGTCAACATCTTCTTCCCGACGGTGTACGACGTCAAGCACCTGACGGCATTCTGCGATGATCTCGATGGGGGGTTCGTCCAGGTCGCCGAGCAGTTGGGCGTGGAGAAGGTCGGCGTCTGCCACCAGGCGGGCTGCGACAGCTTGGTCACCGCTCGCGTATTTaggaagatgaaggagaagtACTTCGATGGAGCCATTGAGAAATACGGTGGGTCGCTGCATGGTCTCAACCTCAATAACTGA
- the LOC113461760 gene encoding uncharacterized protein LOC113461760, translating to MDIGHLILGRPWLFDLDVTIFGRSNSCSFIFEGKSKLNPLRSRTLDEGKKTSETKGKELHILSPFKFEWEVSSDSMVYALLVFENQLIPSSELPSEVQLILEEFSEIFSEDLPDHLPSLRDIQHAIDLISGATLPNLPHYRMNPSEHAELQQQINELI from the coding sequence ATGGACATAGGTCACCTAATATTGGGAAGACCTTGGTTGTTCGACCTTGATGTCACCATCTTTGGTCGTTCTAATTCTTGTTCCTTCATCTTTGAGGGCAAGAGCAAACTTAATCCCCTACGGTCTAGGACACTTGATGAGGGCAAGAAGACAAGTGAGACGAAGGGCAAGGAACTCCATATCCTGAGTCCGTTCAAATTTGAATGGGAAGTCTCTAGTGATTCTATGGTGTACGCTTTACTTGTCTTCGAAAACCAACTGATTCCATCAAGCGAGCTACCATCAGAAGTTCAGCTCATCCTTGAGgagttttctgaaattttttctgAGGACCTCCCGGATCACCTGCCGTCTTTGCGTGACATACAGCATGCTATTGATCTAATTTCGGGAGCTACCCTGCCTAATCTACCCCACTATCGAATGAATCCTTCTGAGCATGCTGAGCTGCAACAGCAAATTAACGAGCTCATCTGA